Proteins from a single region of Allocatelliglobosispora scoriae:
- a CDS encoding ArsR/SmtB family transcription factor, with translation MLRIVFTSEDIARTRIASQPDPGWEMIMGLQMLRRQQGDLLFTEWRQTSLAELKAKVPRDELRLLLALSPTIGYYPDFLTPAESARGLEYGLEAIRSTPIPMLGRDLRRLAERNSKLPPGIPELVRGEPAALKRLTDSMRAFHSLAIAPHQPRIDSAIDRDRGQRMREMMNGGVEALLNSLRPMASYSGGELRVPAHRDQEVHLGGRGLTLIPSYFNLVQPVTLFDPELPPVLIYPVERPPGTIVTVEAKENGSLGPLIGQTRSAMLYAIGTGATTSDLARRAAISVASASEHATILRDARLITSHRDRNRMVHQLTRLGMELLRND, from the coding sequence ATGCTGCGGATCGTGTTCACCTCCGAGGACATCGCCCGTACGCGCATCGCGTCCCAGCCGGACCCCGGCTGGGAAATGATCATGGGTCTGCAGATGCTCCGCCGACAGCAGGGCGACCTCCTCTTCACCGAGTGGCGGCAGACGAGCCTGGCCGAGCTGAAGGCGAAGGTGCCCCGCGACGAGCTCCGGCTGCTGCTCGCGTTGAGCCCGACCATCGGCTATTACCCCGACTTCCTCACCCCGGCCGAGTCCGCCCGAGGACTGGAGTACGGCCTCGAAGCGATCCGCTCGACCCCGATCCCCATGCTGGGCCGCGATCTGCGGCGGCTCGCCGAGCGCAACAGCAAGCTGCCGCCGGGCATCCCCGAACTGGTCCGGGGCGAGCCGGCGGCGCTGAAGCGGCTCACCGACTCGATGCGGGCCTTCCATTCGCTGGCGATCGCCCCGCACCAGCCCCGGATCGACTCGGCGATCGACCGCGACCGCGGCCAGCGGATGCGGGAGATGATGAACGGCGGCGTCGAGGCGCTGCTCAACAGCCTTCGGCCGATGGCCTCCTACTCCGGCGGCGAGCTGCGCGTCCCGGCGCACCGCGACCAGGAGGTGCACCTCGGCGGTCGCGGCCTGACCCTCATCCCGTCCTACTTCAACCTCGTCCAGCCGGTCACGCTCTTCGACCCGGAGCTGCCACCGGTGCTGATCTATCCGGTGGAGCGGCCGCCCGGCACCATCGTCACCGTCGAGGCGAAGGAGAACGGCAGCCTCGGCCCCCTGATCGGGCAGACCCGGTCGGCGATGCTCTACGCGATCGGCACCGGTGCCACGACCAGCGATCTGGCCCGCCGGGCGGCCATCTCCGTCGCGTCGGCGAGCGAGCACGCCACCATCCTGCGCGACGCCCGGCTGATCACCAGCCACCGCGACCGCAACCGCATGGTCCATCAGCTCACCCGCCTCGGCATGGAGCTGCTCCGCAATGACTGA